From Halobacillus sp. Marseille-Q1614, the proteins below share one genomic window:
- the asnB gene encoding asparagine synthase (glutamine-hydrolyzing) has protein sequence MCGFVGWIDYKSREDEKQQVINEMAQKIQHRGPDDYQKWVKGPAGFGHRRLIVVDPMGGIQPMVRYADGEEYILCYNGELYNTDEVRDQLKAKGWSFKGHSDTEVVLVSYMEWGTKCVDYMNGIFAFSVWEANKEKLFIARDRLGVKPLFYSEHAGGFLLSSEIKGILSHPDVEASIAEEGILEVLSLGPSRTPGHGVFENVHELRSGHWAVFEKGKLSIERYWNVKSEKHTHSFVETVEHVRELFMDAVQRQLVSDVKLGTFLSGGVDSSAITAIAAEHYKNENLGSLQTFSIDYEDQSKYFQKNAFQPDRDMEYINLVHKKHQTKHVTLEASVEDLVQRLKRSVELRDLPGMADVDSSLLWFCEKIKNHVTVALSGECADEIFGGYPWYYRAEDRDRKGFPWIRSVDERQKLVKKEISDQFDMPAYMMKRYSDTVSEAPLLPGESEAAMKHRQMFYLNMNWFMQTLLERKDRMSMGASLEVRVPFSDHRLVEYAWNIPWEMKHYRDQEKGLLREALRGVLPGKVLFRKKNPYPKTFHPDYTEAVTAWMDDILQRSYSPLFELFDKEQVRKLNESKGKSLDTPWFGQLMTGPQLIANLCQVNHWLQTYRIRIKQ, from the coding sequence ATGTGTGGTTTTGTTGGCTGGATTGATTATAAATCCAGAGAAGATGAAAAGCAGCAGGTCATTAATGAAATGGCCCAGAAGATCCAGCACAGGGGCCCGGACGACTACCAGAAATGGGTGAAGGGACCGGCAGGGTTTGGTCATCGCCGCTTAATCGTTGTCGACCCGATGGGAGGCATTCAGCCCATGGTTCGGTACGCTGATGGTGAGGAATACATTTTATGCTATAATGGCGAGCTATATAATACGGATGAAGTGAGAGATCAATTAAAAGCCAAAGGGTGGTCTTTTAAAGGACATTCTGATACAGAGGTCGTTCTCGTCAGCTACATGGAATGGGGAACGAAGTGCGTCGACTATATGAATGGGATATTTGCCTTTAGTGTATGGGAAGCGAATAAGGAAAAGCTTTTTATCGCTAGAGACCGCTTAGGGGTAAAGCCCCTATTCTACAGCGAGCATGCCGGCGGTTTTCTCCTATCTTCTGAAATTAAAGGGATATTATCACATCCTGATGTGGAAGCAAGTATTGCAGAGGAAGGCATTTTAGAGGTTCTTTCATTAGGACCTTCGAGAACACCGGGACATGGGGTTTTTGAGAATGTTCATGAACTCAGGTCTGGGCATTGGGCTGTTTTTGAAAAAGGGAAGCTGTCCATAGAAAGATACTGGAATGTGAAAAGTGAGAAGCATACCCATTCGTTCGTCGAAACCGTAGAACATGTAAGAGAGCTGTTTATGGATGCGGTGCAGCGCCAGTTAGTCAGCGATGTGAAGCTTGGCACGTTTTTATCCGGCGGTGTAGACTCCAGTGCAATAACAGCCATCGCGGCTGAACATTATAAGAATGAGAATCTCGGAAGCCTGCAGACATTTTCGATTGATTATGAGGATCAAAGCAAATATTTTCAAAAGAATGCCTTCCAGCCGGACCGCGACATGGAATACATCAATTTGGTGCACAAGAAACATCAAACGAAACACGTTACACTTGAAGCAAGTGTAGAGGACTTAGTCCAGCGGCTGAAAAGATCGGTGGAATTAAGAGACCTGCCTGGCATGGCGGATGTTGACTCCTCTCTGCTTTGGTTCTGTGAAAAAATAAAGAATCATGTAACAGTAGCCCTATCTGGCGAATGTGCGGATGAGATCTTTGGAGGATATCCGTGGTATTACCGTGCAGAGGACCGTGATCGAAAAGGATTCCCATGGATTCGCTCGGTAGATGAGCGACAGAAGCTTGTGAAAAAAGAGATTAGCGACCAGTTTGATATGCCTGCCTATATGATGAAGAGATACAGTGATACCGTGAGTGAGGCACCATTATTGCCTGGCGAAAGTGAGGCCGCTATGAAGCACAGGCAAATGTTCTATTTAAACATGAATTGGTTTATGCAGACTCTGTTAGAGCGCAAGGACCGCATGAGTATGGGAGCAAGCCTTGAAGTCCGTGTACCTTTTAGTGACCACAGGCTCGTCGAATATGCATGGAATATTCCCTGGGAAATGAAGCATTACCGTGATCAGGAGAAAGGACTTCTGCGGGAAGCTCTGAGAGGGGTTTTACCGGGTAAAGTCTTATTCAGAAAGAAAAACCCTTATCCAAAAACGTTCCACCCTGATTATACGGAGGCTGTCACGGCTTGGATGGACGATATCCTGCAGAGGTCTTATTCACCTCTCTTTGAACTATTTGATAAAGAGCAAGTACGGAAATTAAATGAATCGAAAGGAAAAAGCCTTGATACACCTTGGTTTGGCCAGCTGATGACGGGACCTCAGCTGATAGCGAACTTATGCCAGGTGAATCACTGGCTGCAAACCTATCGTATAAGAATCAAGCAGTGA
- a CDS encoding YisL family protein: MAHLHITSWVIAFVIVGLATTFTRNGNEKAAKIAHMILRADYLLILYSGGSLFANYMNGADQMGLAVVKMLIGLWVIAAMEMVTIKYKKKDKAGAWWGQLFVAAVIALILGFGFLPLGILPQ, encoded by the coding sequence ATGGCGCACTTACATATTACCTCTTGGGTAATCGCCTTTGTAATCGTAGGATTAGCTACTACTTTCACACGAAATGGAAATGAAAAAGCTGCAAAAATTGCTCACATGATTTTAAGAGCGGATTATCTATTGATTCTTTATTCCGGAGGATCCCTGTTTGCCAACTATATGAATGGAGCAGACCAAATGGGGCTGGCAGTCGTCAAGATGCTCATTGGCTTATGGGTGATTGCCGCAATGGAAATGGTGACAATCAAGTATAAGAAAAAAGATAAAGCCGGTGCCTGGTGGGGGCAGCTGTTTGTGGCTGCTGTTATCGCATTAATTCTAGGATTCGGCTTCCTGCCATTAGGTATATTGCCTCAATAA